In Candidatus Omnitrophota bacterium, a single window of DNA contains:
- a CDS encoding glycosyltransferase family 9 protein, whose protein sequence is MYILYAPPSKFGIIPPKTPLISDEVLFTNNIAYCPKFFWQKYHVLQGCLDLTPNWMVRRRQTRDLRSILVLAGGGIGDSLWIMPFVKALHKRHPQANIMVMTNERAMPIWQHVPYCSACVKDEFWNMQSLIRRCEEVYDFSGIATYMKKAARMDPVDATFHYGGLPRPKSSSDCRAMLVVTLDEGKRAEALLARHGVDTTKDKIITIALETSTPNRNWPLSYTATLSTSLTQAGYKVIWLGESHDRAQASLERSFTPTLAQNLVVPTPSNVVNLCGQTSLRDCIAILALSDVVVGSSSGLLCIATALEIPSVGLWGAYSPKCRDKYYIKWYPIWRPLPCSPCNQHWTECPHGHPAPCMKNIQPELVFTAVLHMLAKYPRSIIGKRPID, encoded by the coding sequence TTAATTAGTGATGAAGTTTTATTCACAAATAATATTGCTTACTGCCCTAAATTCTTTTGGCAGAAATATCATGTCCTACAAGGTTGCCTAGACCTTACGCCAAATTGGATGGTCCGCCGGCGCCAGACTCGCGATTTGCGCAGTATTTTAGTTCTGGCCGGCGGCGGCATAGGTGACAGCCTTTGGATCATGCCATTTGTGAAAGCACTCCACAAGCGGCATCCGCAAGCAAATATCATGGTTATGACAAATGAACGAGCAATGCCGATCTGGCAACACGTGCCATATTGCTCCGCTTGCGTAAAAGACGAGTTCTGGAATATGCAAAGTTTAATCAGACGTTGTGAAGAGGTATACGATTTTTCCGGTATCGCAACGTATATGAAAAAAGCCGCCCGTATGGACCCCGTGGACGCAACATTTCATTACGGCGGCTTGCCGCGGCCAAAGTCAAGCTCGGATTGTCGCGCCATGCTCGTTGTGACGCTTGATGAAGGCAAGCGGGCAGAAGCATTGCTTGCCAGGCATGGCGTTGACACCACGAAAGACAAAATTATAACAATAGCCCTTGAGACATCAACGCCAAACCGTAATTGGCCTCTTTCATATACGGCAACCTTGTCAACTTCCCTGACGCAGGCTGGTTATAAAGTAATCTGGCTCGGCGAAAGCCACGACCGCGCACAAGCTTCCCTTGAACGCTCTTTTACTCCAACACTCGCACAAAACCTAGTCGTTCCCACGCCTAGCAATGTTGTCAATTTATGCGGTCAAACATCTTTACGCGACTGCATAGCAATACTCGCTTTGTCCGATGTTGTCGTTGGCTCATCGTCCGGCTTATTATGTATAGCAACAGCGCTAGAAATCCCAAGCGTTGGCTTGTGGGGCGCGTATTCGCCTAAATGTAGAGATAAATATTACATTAAATGGTACCCCATTTGGCGGCCGCTTCCCTGCTCACCATGTAACCAGCATTGGACAGAGTGTCCACACGGACACCCCGCACCATGTATGAAAAACATTCAACCGGAGCTCGTATTTACCGCGGTATTGCATATGCTTGCTAAATACCCGCGCTCCATTATCGGAAAGAGACCAATTGACTAA